One genomic segment of Novipirellula aureliae includes these proteins:
- a CDS encoding suppressor of fused domain protein: MNERSYTGTPYANLFKALTDLHDLDMIQKILEDHPRVKKKVGLDLLCEAAKQSSPDILRWLAENGWDINHFDGHFSVLSWAILRGKHENAKCLLELGADPNLDCPLFSVAGSKKYTDDPIPLAKLLLDYGADINHLFVTNNDQVPDQTALDRAEELGVDELSAFLRSNGALRAGELSDTDAASTEAVSTDGDKEVVSRHLAKTYAPVDPSAYTQIVSPTQIAVRVLRDDEAGLAMLFTEGLSQHELNVPNGKEGFRFAELLLYVPLSMIDKNYTGLDPEKTWPVQWMFKIANYTVESGDWLGDSVTSFADEQLQPLGPGTRFTAWMLALSTNDDHRIPFGSKGEIRMYQLFPLYSEEYQLFKMEGFGALYERLESVGLPEYVDVDRENLVT; the protein is encoded by the coding sequence ATGAATGAAAGATCGTACACTGGTACCCCATACGCAAATCTCTTCAAGGCACTAACAGATCTGCATGACTTAGATATGATTCAAAAGATTCTTGAGGACCATCCACGCGTAAAGAAAAAGGTGGGCCTTGATCTGTTGTGTGAGGCCGCGAAGCAATCGTCACCAGATATCCTAAGATGGCTTGCGGAGAACGGATGGGACATAAATCACTTTGACGGTCACTTTAGCGTGCTCTCGTGGGCCATACTACGCGGTAAACATGAGAACGCAAAGTGCTTATTGGAGTTGGGGGCCGACCCAAACCTCGACTGTCCATTGTTCTCAGTCGCAGGATCGAAAAAATACACAGATGATCCGATTCCATTGGCAAAGCTGCTTCTGGATTACGGGGCCGATATTAATCATCTTTTTGTTACAAACAACGATCAGGTGCCTGACCAAACTGCGCTAGATCGAGCCGAAGAACTGGGGGTTGATGAACTCTCCGCCTTTCTACGATCAAACGGCGCATTGCGTGCCGGTGAACTTTCCGACACCGATGCTGCTTCCACCGAAGCTGTTTCCACCGATGGCGACAAAGAGGTTGTCTCAAGACATCTTGCCAAAACATACGCGCCGGTGGATCCTTCCGCATACACGCAAATCGTTTCGCCAACGCAAATCGCAGTTCGGGTTTTGAGAGACGACGAGGCTGGTCTGGCTATGTTATTTACTGAAGGCTTAAGTCAACACGAACTCAATGTACCCAATGGAAAGGAGGGTTTCCGTTTTGCGGAACTGCTTCTTTATGTGCCACTCTCTATGATTGACAAAAATTACACAGGACTTGATCCGGAGAAAACATGGCCAGTCCAGTGGATGTTTAAGATTGCGAATTACACAGTAGAGTCAGGAGATTGGTTAGGAGATAGTGTAACGAGCTTTGCGGACGAACAACTACAGCCGCTTGGACCTGGAACTCGCTTTACCGCCTGGATGCTGGCGCTGTCCACAAACGACGACCACAGGATACCCTTTGGGTCGAAAGGCGAAATAAGGATGTACCAATTGTTTCCGCTGTACTCTGAAGAGTATCAGCTATTTAAGATGGAGGGTTTTGGTGCGTTGTACGAACGCCTTGAAAGCGTAGGATTACCAGAGTATGTGGACGTAGATCGCGAAAATTTGGTCACGTAA
- a CDS encoding AHH domain-containing protein, translating into MQQATHNSRRSPIGVILHHLTSCSVPSSVFVPSSVLRRAGIGINEFRNLAIAINQRHSKAYAKAVFKTLRDAQRRSSNQTELTNNVAKALNRIAKILGEGNPFQ; encoded by the coding sequence GTGCAACAGGCAACGCATAATTCTCGGCGAAGTCCAATCGGGGTAATACTACACCACCTGACATCATGCTCTGTCCCTTCGTCAGTCTTTGTCCCTTCGTCAGTCTTGCGTCGTGCTGGAATCGGAATTAACGAGTTTCGCAACCTTGCAATAGCGATCAATCAGAGACATTCCAAAGCATATGCGAAAGCAGTGTTCAAAACCCTTCGGGATGCACAGCGACGGTCGAGCAACCAAACAGAACTGACTAACAATGTTGCAAAAGCACTCAATCGTATTGCGAAAATATTAGGCGAAGGAAATCCTTTCCAATGA